From Streptomyces sp. NBC_00775, one genomic window encodes:
- a CDS encoding SigE family RNA polymerase sigma factor, with protein MPVIAPMPAARPARIPNQRDGAEDSLAAGTTVDHLTETYRAHYRSLLGLAALLLDDTASCEDVVQEAFIRVHSARKRVRDPEKTLAYLRQTVVNLSRSALRRRILGLKLLSKPMPDMASAEEGAYDQLERDALIKAMKGLQRRQREVLVLRYFADMTEAQVAETLGVSLGSVKAYGSRGIAALRIAMEAPA; from the coding sequence ATGCCGGTGATCGCGCCGATGCCCGCAGCGCGGCCGGCCCGCATACCGAACCAGCGCGACGGCGCTGAGGACAGCCTGGCGGCGGGTACCACCGTCGACCATCTGACCGAGACCTACCGCGCCCACTACCGGTCGCTCCTGGGTCTCGCGGCGCTCCTTCTCGACGACACCGCCTCCTGCGAGGACGTCGTCCAGGAGGCCTTCATCCGGGTGCACTCGGCGCGCAAACGCGTCCGCGACCCCGAGAAGACGCTGGCGTATCTGCGCCAGACCGTCGTGAACCTCTCGCGCTCCGCCCTGCGCCGGCGCATCCTCGGCCTCAAGCTCCTCTCGAAGCCGATGCCCGACATGGCGAGCGCCGAGGAAGGCGCGTACGACCAGTTGGAGCGCGACGCGCTGATCAAGGCCATGAAGGGACTCCAGCGCCGCCAGCGCGAGGTCCTGGTCCTGCGCTACTTCGCGGACATGACCGAGGCCCAGGTCGCCGAGACGCTCGGCGTCTCGCTGGGATCGGTGAAGGCGTACGGCT